CGACGCCGACCCCGGCGGCGTAGACCTGTACGTCGGGCAGGGGCCACACATCGTCGAGGCCTTCGATCACGTCGCCGGTCGACGGCGCGGCAGGGTAGCCGTCGCACGCGCAGACGACCGTGACCGCACACCGGTCGCCGAACAGCGGCGCGGGCACCTCCGTGAGATCGCCGTCGGCCGCCGCGGCGAGCAACTCGGCGAGGTCGGACCGCAACCGGGGCAGCACCACCTGCGCCTCGGGGTCCCCGAAGCGGACGTTGTACTCGAGCACCTTCGGGCCGTCCGGCGTGAGCATCAACCCGGCGTACAGCACACCGCGGTAGTCGATCCCCTTCGCCCGGAGGCAGGCCAGCGTTGGCTCGACCGCCTCGGCCATGACCTGCTCCACGACCTCCGGGGTGGCCACCGGGACGGGCGAGTACGCGCCCATGCCGCCGGTGTTGGGGCCGGTGTCGCCGTCGCCGGCCCGCTTGAAGTCCTGCGCGGGCGCGAGCGCCACGGCACGGGTGCCGTCGCAGACGGCGAGCAGCGACACTTCGGGACCCGACAAACCCTCCTCGATCACCACGGTGCGGCCGGCGTCGCCGAACGCGCCGCCCGACAACTTGTCGCGCACATCGTCTTCGGCTTCCCCCAGCCAGGCGGTGACCAGCACCCCCTTGCCGGCAGCCAACCCGTCGGTCTTGACGACCCACGGGCCTGGCAGCGACCGGAGGTACTCGAGCGCGGGCTCGACCTCGGAGAAGGTGCCGTGGCGCGCCGTCGGCACGCCGGCTTCCACCAGCAGGTCCTTCATGAACGACTTGGAGCCTTCGAGGCGGGCGCCGTCGGCGCCGGGACCGAACACCCGCTTGCCCTGGTTGCGGAGCCGATCGGCCAGCCCGTCGACGAGCGGCAGCTCCGGGCCGATCACGAACAGGTCGGCGTCGAGCTTTTCGGGCTCCTCGGTCGAGCCGGTGATGCGCTCGGCGCCCGGCCCGCGCACCATGCCGGGGTTGCCGGGTGCGACGACCACGTCGGCGGTGCGTGACAACACCCGCGCCAGCGCGTGCTCCCGCCCCCCGCTCCCGACGACGACGACCTTCATCGCGGTCATCGCGGTCATCGCGGTCCCCCCCTGCTGCTCGACATCGGACACTCCCCAGACATCGTGATCACCTTGCTCCGCGCGCCTTGGTCTCAGGCCCTGCGATGGAAGTACTGGTCGCGGCCGGGGCCAACCCCGACCAGCGTGACCGGCACGCCGACTTGGCGCTCGAGGAAGTCGAGATAGGCCACGGCAGCCGCCGGCAGGTCGTGCAGCTCACGAACCCCGGACAGCTCCGTCTGCCAGCCTGCCAGCTCCTCGTACACCGGTACCGCGCGGTGCAGGTCGGACTGGTGATACGGCAACTGATCGACCCGTTGCCCGTCGATCTCGTACGCCACGCACACCTTCACGGTTGGCAGCGCGTCGAGCACGTCGAGCTTGGTGACCGCCAGCTCCGACAGCGAGTTCAGGCGCACTGCGTGACGCAACATCACCGCGTCGAGCCAACCTGGTCGGCGGCGGCGGCCGGTGACCACCCCGTACTCGTGACCGACTTCCACCAAGTGGTCGCCGACCGCGAGGTCCTCGTCGGAACAGCCCTCGGGGTCGACGCCGCCGATGGCCTCGGTCGAGATCGGCAACTCGGTGGGGAACGGGCCGGTGCCCACGCGGGTGACATACGCCTTGGCCACGCCGATCACCCGGTCGATGTAGCGCGGGCCGATGCCGGCGCCGATGCACGCGCCGCCGGCGATCGGGTTCGACGACGTCACGAACGGATACGTGCCTTGGTCGAGGTCGAGGAACGTGGCCTGCGCGCCTTCGAGCAGGACGTGTTGGCCGGCTTCGAGCGAGTCGTGCACCAGCCCGACGCTGTCGCCGATGTGGGCCGCCAACCGGGGGGCGCACTCGTCGAGGTACTCGGCGCAGATCTCGTCGAGGTCGAGGGGCAGCTGGTTGTACAGCTTGGCCAGCACCGCGTTCTTCTCGCGCAGCGCGGCGTCGAGCTTCACCCGGAAGATCTTGGGGTCGAGCAGGTCCTGCACCCGCAGCCCGACCCGGGCCGCCTTGTCGGCATAGGCCGGGCCGATGCCCTTCTTGGTGGTGCCCAACCGGTTGCGCCCGAGGCGTCGCTCGGTGAGCCGGTCGAGCTCCTGGTGGTACGGCAGGATCAGGTGCGCGTTGCCGCTGACCCGCAGCTTGTCGCCGTCGATCCGGACGCCCTTGTGCTGCAAGGCGTCGATCTCGCTGATCAGGAACCGGGGATCGACCACCACGCCGTTGCCGATGACGCAGGTGATGTGGTCGTACAAGATCCCCGAAGGCACCAGTTGGAGTGCGAAGGTCTCGCCGTCGACCACGATCGTGTGGCCTGCGTTGTGCCCGCCCTGATAGCGGACGACGAGGTGCATCTCTTTGGCGACGAGGTCGGTGAACTTGCCCTTGCCCTCGTCGCCCCATTGGGTGCCGACGACGACGGTCGCAGGCACGAGCACTCCTTTTGCTGAGGATGGAACGGATCGATGCTAGTGCCCGGCCCACCGGCGCCGGCCAGTCGCACCGCCGACGCTGCCGGGCGGCCTGCCCGCCCCGAAAGGTGACCGTCGGACCTTGTGTCAAGATCTCCGGCCATGCCGACCGGGCACCCAGGCGCCGCTCCCGAGCGCACGCCGCGCGCGCTCGTGCTGTGCGGCGATTGGGGGCTCGACAGCTGTGGCGTGGGCAGCTCCGAAGCCGCCATGGTTCGCGGCTTCGTGCCCGAACCCGAGATCGTCGACCCCAACGGGCCCCGCGGCGAGTCCCGCCGCAGGATCCGCCAGGCCGCCAGAGCCGGTCGACCGATCGTGGTCGTGTACCCGTCGGAGTCGACCGTGGCCCACGCCGGGCCGATGCTCGTGTTCATGGCGGCCGCTCTGGCGCGCCACTCCGACCTCCGTGTCCACCTGCACGAGTACCGCCTGTACAACGAGCTGCGCCGGGTCCTCGACCTCATCACGACCGTTGGGCGGGCACGCGTCGTCGTCTCGACACAGGGCGAAGCCGCCGTGCTGCGCGCCAGCCCCGGCGCCAGGCTGCATCGCATCGCGATCGACGTGATCCCGCCGGCCAACGCGGCGACGCCGCTGGAGACCGGCCCCGCCGCGGTGTCGGCCACCGCCACCGGGGTCGTGGGGGTGTTCGGCTTCCACCGACCCGACAAGGGCATCCAGCTCACGATCGACGTGCTCCGCGAGCTGCCCCCCGCGTTCCACCAGCTCCACACCCTCGGCCTGGGTTGGGAGTCCGCCGGCTGGCCCGCCGACATCCGCGACCGGTTCACGATCGTCGACAAAGGCCCCTGCGCCACGCCCGACCTGCCCGGCCCGCTGTCGGAGTGGCAGCTGGCGGTCGCTTCGTTCGCCATCGGGGCCACCGACGGGCGCAACAGCCTGCGCAGCCCCCTCTCCCACGGCATCCCGACCCTGACCACGGTGGCCGATCCCGCCGACCTCACCTTGCGCCCGGACCACCTCGTGGTGGTCGACGACCTGGCGTCGAGCGTGGCGCGCGCGGTCGAGATCAGCGGTGACGAGCAGGAGCGCCGCGACGGCGCGGCCTACGTGCACGACTTCGAGCGTCGCGCGCGGGCCGAGCTGTGCGACGCGCTGCTCGGCCCGCCGGTCAGGCGCTGACCATCAGGCGCTGACCGACTCGGCCGGCTGGCCGGACGGGCCGGACGCACGGACGGCCAACTCGGGCCGCGCGTCCGCGTCCTTGACCACCTCGACGGTGACCGCCTGGCCATCAGTGACCCGGCCTTCGAGCAGCTCGACCGCAAGGCGGTCGATGAGCTCGCGCTGGATGACCCGCTTCAGCGGTCGGGCACCGAACGCCTCGTCGTAGCCCTCCTCGGCGATCAGCTCCAGCGCCTCGGGCGTGACGTCGAGGTCGATGCGCCGGTCGGCGAGCCGCTTGCGCAGGCCTTCGAGCTGGATGCTCACGATGTGGCCGAGGTCGTCGCGAGTCAGCGCACGGAACCGGATGATGTCGTCGATCCGGTTGATGAACTCGGGCTTGAAGAAGTCCCGCGGGTCACCCGGCAAGTTCGACGTCATGATCAAGACGGTGTTGGTGAAGTCGACCGTGCGCCCCTGGCCGTCGGTCAGGCGACCGTCGTCGAGCAGCTGCAACAAGATGTTGAAGACGTCGGCGTGGGCCTTTTCGACTTCATCGAGCAGGATCACCGCGTACGGCCGGCGGCGGATCGCTTCGGTGAGCTGGCCGCCTTCCTCGTAGCCCACATAGCCCGGGGGCGCGCCCACCAGGCGCGACACCGAGTGCTTCTCCATGTACTCGCTCATGTCGATGCGGACCATGGCCCGCTCGTCGTCGAACAAGAAGTCGGCGAGCGCCCGGGCCAGCTCGGTCTTGCCCACACCGGTGGGGCCGAGGAACAGGAACGACCCGATCGGGCGGTGCGGATCGGACAGCCCGGCGCGGCTGCGGCGGATGGCGCTGGCGACCGCGCGGACCGCTTCGTCCTGGCCCACCACACGCTCGTGCAGCACGTCTTCCATGCGGACGAGCTTGTCGATCTCGCCTTCCATCAGGCGCGACACCGGCACGCCGGTCCACTTGCTGACGACCTCGGCGACATCTTCCTCGTCGACCTCTTCCTTCAGCATCTTCTCGTCGGCCTGGAGCTCGTCGAGGCGCGCGGTGGCGTCGTCGACCTGGCGCTCCAGCTCCGGGATCTGGCCGTAGCGGATCTCGGCCGCCTTCTCGAGGTCGGGCTCGCGCTCGAGCTCACCTCGCTTGGTCTCCAACGTCTCTTTGAGCTCGCGGATCGACGCGATGGCGTCCTTCTCGTTGGTCCAGTGCGCCTTCATCGCGGTGGTCTGCTCGTTCAGGTCGCCGAGCTCCTTGTCGAGCGCGGCGAGCCGCTCGGCCGATGCTTCGTCGGTCTCCTTGGCGAGCGCCACCCGCTCGATCTCGAGCTGGCGGATGCGCCGCTCGACCACGTCGATCTCGGTGGGCAACGAGTCGATCTCGATGCGGAGCTTCGACGCGGCTTCGTCGACGAGGTCGATGGCCTTGTCGGGCAGGAAGCGACCCGTGAGGTAGCGGTCCGACAGCACCGCGGCCGCCACGAGCGCGGCGTCCTGGATGCGCACGCCGTGGTGGACCTCGTAGCGCTCCTTGAGCCCGCGCAGGATCGCGATCGTGTCCTCGACGGATGGCTGCTCCACGTAGACGGGTTGGAAGCGCCGCTCGAGCGCGGCGTCGGTCTCGATGTGCTGGCGGTACTCGTCGAGCGTCGTGGCACCGATCAGGCGCAGCTCGCCCCGAGCCAGCATCGGCTTGATCATGTTGCCGGCGTCCATCGACCCTTCGGCCTTGCCGGCACCGACGATCGTATGCAGCTCGTCGATGAAGGTGATGACCTCGCCCTCGGCGTCGGTGATCTCCTTGAGGACCGCCTTGAGTCGCTCCTCGAACTCGCCCCGGTACTTCGCGCCGGCGATGAGCGCACCCATGTCGAGGCTGATGATCCGCTTGTGCTTGAGGCCTTCGGGCACGTCGCCCTCGACGATGCGGCGGGCGAGACCCTCGACGATGGCGGTCTTGCCCACGCCCGGCTCGCCGATCAGCACCGGGTTGTTCTTGGTGCGCCGGCTGAGGACCTGGATCGTGCGACGGATCTCCTCGTCGCGCCCGATGACCGGGTCGAGCTTGCCGGCGCGGGCCGCTTCGGTGAGGTCGCGGCCGTACTTCTCGAGCGCCTGGAAGGTGGACTCGGGGTCCTGGCTCGTCACGCGGTGGCTGCCGCGCACCTCGCGCAAGGCGCCGAGCAGCTGCTCCCGCGTGAGGCCGCCGAGCCGGTCGGGCACGGTGCCGTCGGCCGACATGGCTGCCAGGCCGAGCAGCAGGTGCTCGGTCGACAGGTACTCGTCACGCAACTCCTCGCGGGCCTTGTCAGCGGACTCGAACACCGACTGGAGCGCACGGCTCATCCGGGGATCGCCACCGCCGTGGGCGCGCGGCAGCTTGGACACGGCCTCGTCGGCCGCGTTGCGCACGCTCAGAGGCTGGCGCCCCACTGCCTCGAGCAGGGGGATGACCACGCCTTCGGGCTGGCGGACAAGGGCCGCGAGCAGGTGGTCGGGGGTGAGCTCGGGGTTGGCGTTGGTGCGCGCCGAATCGATCGCGGCGTTCACCGCCTCCGTCGTCTTCAGCGTCCACCGGTTCGGGTCCAAGGCCATGACCCAAGGGTACGACCCACCCGCAAACTTGACAACCAGACCATCAGGTTTTCTCACTCCCTGGCCGCAGGTCCACCCCCCGAACCCCCAGGACGTGGTCGGGCGAGGGCGGGCGCCATTGCGCGGGTCGGGGCCGTAGGATCCCCAAGCCATGGCCGCCCACTTCAACCGCCTGAGCCTGGTCTTCCCGGCCTGGAACGAAGAAGCGATGCTGGGCCGCACCGTGGCCGCCGCCACCGACATCGGCGAGCGGCTGGT
This is a stretch of genomic DNA from Acidimicrobiales bacterium. It encodes these proteins:
- a CDS encoding adenylosuccinate synthase, with amino-acid sequence MPATVVVGTQWGDEGKGKFTDLVAKEMHLVVRYQGGHNAGHTIVVDGETFALQLVPSGILYDHITCVIGNGVVVDPRFLISEIDALQHKGVRIDGDKLRVSGNAHLILPYHQELDRLTERRLGRNRLGTTKKGIGPAYADKAARVGLRVQDLLDPKIFRVKLDAALREKNAVLAKLYNQLPLDLDEICAEYLDECAPRLAAHIGDSVGLVHDSLEAGQHVLLEGAQATFLDLDQGTYPFVTSSNPIAGGACIGAGIGPRYIDRVIGVAKAYVTRVGTGPFPTELPISTEAIGGVDPEGCSDEDLAVGDHLVEVGHEYGVVTGRRRRPGWLDAVMLRHAVRLNSLSELAVTKLDVLDALPTVKVCVAYEIDGQRVDQLPYHQSDLHRAVPVYEELAGWQTELSGVRELHDLPAAAVAYLDFLERQVGVPVTLVGVGPGRDQYFHRRA
- the purD gene encoding phosphoribosylamine--glycine ligase — encoded protein: MTAMTAMKVVVVGSGGREHALARVLSRTADVVVAPGNPGMVRGPGAERITGSTEEPEKLDADLFVIGPELPLVDGLADRLRNQGKRVFGPGADGARLEGSKSFMKDLLVEAGVPTARHGTFSEVEPALEYLRSLPGPWVVKTDGLAAGKGVLVTAWLGEAEDDVRDKLSGGAFGDAGRTVVIEEGLSGPEVSLLAVCDGTRAVALAPAQDFKRAGDGDTGPNTGGMGAYSPVPVATPEVVEQVMAEAVEPTLACLRAKGIDYRGVLYAGLMLTPDGPKVLEYNVRFGDPEAQVVLPRLRSDLAELLAAAADGDLTEVPAPLFGDRCAVTVVCACDGYPAAPSTGDVIEGLDDVWPLPDVQVYAAGVGVDDKDRIITTGGRVLDVTGFGETVEAARERAYDAVSRVSWPGMHHRSDIAAL
- a CDS encoding AAA family ATPase, translated to MALDPNRWTLKTTEAVNAAIDSARTNANPELTPDHLLAALVRQPEGVVIPLLEAVGRQPLSVRNAADEAVSKLPRAHGGGDPRMSRALQSVFESADKAREELRDEYLSTEHLLLGLAAMSADGTVPDRLGGLTREQLLGALREVRGSHRVTSQDPESTFQALEKYGRDLTEAARAGKLDPVIGRDEEIRRTIQVLSRRTKNNPVLIGEPGVGKTAIVEGLARRIVEGDVPEGLKHKRIISLDMGALIAGAKYRGEFEERLKAVLKEITDAEGEVITFIDELHTIVGAGKAEGSMDAGNMIKPMLARGELRLIGATTLDEYRQHIETDAALERRFQPVYVEQPSVEDTIAILRGLKERYEVHHGVRIQDAALVAAAVLSDRYLTGRFLPDKAIDLVDEAASKLRIEIDSLPTEIDVVERRIRQLEIERVALAKETDEASAERLAALDKELGDLNEQTTAMKAHWTNEKDAIASIRELKETLETKRGELEREPDLEKAAEIRYGQIPELERQVDDATARLDELQADEKMLKEEVDEEDVAEVVSKWTGVPVSRLMEGEIDKLVRMEDVLHERVVGQDEAVRAVASAIRRSRAGLSDPHRPIGSFLFLGPTGVGKTELARALADFLFDDERAMVRIDMSEYMEKHSVSRLVGAPPGYVGYEEGGQLTEAIRRRPYAVILLDEVEKAHADVFNILLQLLDDGRLTDGQGRTVDFTNTVLIMTSNLPGDPRDFFKPEFINRIDDIIRFRALTRDDLGHIVSIQLEGLRKRLADRRIDLDVTPEALELIAEEGYDEAFGARPLKRVIQRELIDRLAVELLEGRVTDGQAVTVEVVKDADARPELAVRASGPSGQPAESVSA